The uncultured Desulfobulbus sp. genome window below encodes:
- a CDS encoding NifB/NifX family molybdenum-iron cluster-binding protein yields MTVIPISKAPGYIEPDGEQATTVLRLPVAPIAFCRMRYAPDEKKVQALNGSEVLAELEQHEGLTQVELDGPGDPLASVAATLATVSMIHQEKPELKVSLTTVGIGGAEQAGPLAESGLQSVNLLVDTLDGETAQKLFSWIRPGKKTVPLQVVVPEFLEEQAKAVQAFVAAGVAVTIRSTVYPGYNAHQMVTVAEKMAALGATAMELVPFVPAADQEEGPEAPTRVHMEEIAKLTNQFLPTVSQLVAVESCGCSAGCGCGSKETVEVGLPKPSKAKPRVAVASSSGMDVDLHLGQTETFLIYGPREDGLNCLLETRKAPHAGSGESRWDQLAETLSDCFALLAASAGQRPREVLGGHGLRVILTDENIEGTVDVLYGGGKKKKCK; encoded by the coding sequence ATGACCGTAATTCCTATCTCCAAAGCACCTGGCTACATTGAACCCGACGGTGAGCAAGCTACCACTGTTCTTCGGTTGCCGGTCGCCCCCATTGCTTTCTGTCGCATGCGTTATGCCCCCGATGAGAAAAAGGTGCAGGCGCTTAATGGTTCTGAAGTGCTTGCAGAGCTCGAGCAGCATGAAGGACTTACCCAGGTCGAACTTGACGGCCCCGGTGACCCCTTGGCTTCTGTTGCTGCAACTTTGGCCACGGTTTCCATGATTCACCAGGAAAAACCCGAGCTGAAAGTGAGTTTAACCACTGTTGGAATCGGGGGGGCAGAACAGGCGGGTCCTTTAGCTGAATCAGGTTTGCAGTCAGTGAACCTGCTTGTTGACACCCTGGATGGTGAGACTGCGCAGAAGTTATTTAGCTGGATTCGCCCTGGCAAGAAGACTGTTCCTCTACAGGTTGTTGTTCCTGAGTTTCTTGAGGAGCAGGCCAAAGCTGTTCAAGCTTTTGTTGCAGCAGGAGTTGCTGTGACCATACGTTCCACTGTCTATCCTGGCTACAATGCCCATCAGATGGTGACCGTAGCTGAGAAAATGGCTGCCCTGGGGGCCACTGCCATGGAGCTGGTGCCTTTTGTGCCAGCAGCGGATCAGGAAGAGGGCCCGGAGGCACCAACCCGAGTCCATATGGAGGAGATCGCCAAGCTGACCAATCAGTTTTTGCCAACGGTTTCTCAGTTGGTCGCGGTTGAGAGCTGTGGTTGTTCCGCAGGCTGTGGTTGCGGATCAAAAGAAACCGTTGAAGTGGGATTACCGAAACCAAGTAAGGCCAAACCTCGTGTTGCTGTTGCCAGTAGTAGTGGTATGGATGTGGATTTGCACCTTGGTCAGACCGAGACCTTTCTTATCTATGGGCCTCGGGAAGATGGTTTGAACTGTCTGTTGGAAACCCGCAAAGCCCCGCATGCAGGAAGCGGCGAATCCCGTTGGGATCAACTGGCCGAAACCCTGAGTGATTGCTTTGCCCTGCTTGCCGCCAGTGCTGGTCAGCGTCCGCGAGAAGTACTTGGTGGACATGGTCTGCGTGTTATTCTCACCGATGAAAATATCGAGGGAACTGTTGATGTGCTGTATGGCGGCGGCAAGAAAAAGAAATGTAAATAA
- the nifK gene encoding nitrogenase molybdenum-iron protein subunit beta — MLLRHTPKEIKERSAVMINPAKTCQPIGAMYAALGIQGCLPHSHGSQGCCAYHRSALTRHYKEPISASTSSFTEGASVFGGQANLLQSIRNIFSVYEPEVIAVHTTCLSETIGDDLPQIFDKAKKEGTIPEGKTVLGANTPSYVGSHVTGFSNMVKAMAALAEPSGKKNGKVNLIPGWVEPSDMEEIKRLAGLVGADITMFPDTSGILNGPLTGEYNMFPKGGVTIAELKGCGDAIGTLAMGEWCSADAARFLDSKYKVPCSVIDMPFGLKATDRFIDALRTIAGKVVPEEVAAERGQLVDLISDMHQYFYHKKVAIYGDPDQLIAMTEFLVSIDMCPVHIVTGTPGKKFEERIKEITKDCPFPVNVRAKGDMFLLHQWIKNDPVDLLVGNTYGKYIARDEDIPFIRWGFPILDRQGHQYFPTVGYKGGLRFLEKVLNALLDREDRDATEQKLELVY; from the coding sequence ATGCTACTTAGACATACACCAAAAGAAATTAAAGAGCGCAGCGCCGTAATGATTAACCCGGCGAAGACCTGCCAGCCCATTGGAGCCATGTACGCTGCACTTGGTATCCAGGGTTGCCTTCCCCACAGCCACGGTTCTCAGGGTTGTTGTGCATACCACCGCAGTGCCCTGACCCGGCACTACAAGGAGCCGATCTCTGCATCAACCAGCTCCTTTACTGAAGGTGCCTCGGTTTTCGGTGGCCAGGCGAACTTGCTGCAGTCCATTCGTAACATCTTCTCGGTCTACGAGCCGGAAGTTATCGCAGTCCACACCACCTGTCTCTCTGAGACCATTGGTGATGACTTGCCGCAGATCTTTGACAAGGCTAAAAAAGAAGGAACCATCCCTGAAGGGAAAACCGTTCTCGGTGCCAATACCCCGAGTTATGTTGGCTCCCATGTGACCGGTTTCTCCAACATGGTTAAAGCCATGGCCGCCCTGGCAGAGCCCTCAGGCAAGAAAAACGGGAAAGTGAACCTGATTCCCGGTTGGGTTGAGCCCTCAGACATGGAAGAGATTAAACGCCTTGCTGGTCTGGTTGGCGCAGATATCACCATGTTCCCGGATACTTCCGGAATCCTGAATGGCCCGCTCACCGGCGAGTACAATATGTTCCCCAAAGGTGGCGTAACCATCGCTGAGCTCAAAGGATGTGGCGATGCAATCGGCACCCTGGCAATGGGTGAGTGGTGCTCTGCCGATGCAGCCCGCTTCCTGGATAGTAAGTACAAGGTACCCTGCAGCGTTATCGATATGCCCTTTGGTCTGAAAGCAACGGACCGTTTTATCGATGCCCTGCGTACCATCGCCGGTAAGGTCGTTCCTGAGGAAGTTGCAGCTGAGCGTGGCCAGTTGGTGGACCTGATCTCTGACATGCATCAGTACTTCTACCACAAGAAGGTCGCAATCTACGGCGATCCCGATCAGTTGATCGCCATGACCGAGTTCCTGGTTTCCATTGATATGTGTCCTGTACACATCGTTACCGGTACCCCAGGTAAGAAGTTTGAAGAGCGGATTAAAGAGATCACCAAAGACTGTCCGTTCCCGGTCAACGTCCGCGCCAAAGGTGATATGTTCTTGCTCCATCAGTGGATTAAAAACGATCCTGTCGATCTGCTGGTTGGTAACACCTACGGTAAGTACATCGCCCGTGATGAAGACATCCCCTTTATCCGCTGGGGCTTCCCGATCCTTGACCGTCAGGGACATCAGTACTTCCCGACCGTCGGCTACAAAGGCGGCCTCCGTTTCCTCGAGAAAGTATTGAATGCACTGCTTGACCGAGAAGACCGTGATGCAACCGAGCAGAAGCTGGAGTTAGTTTACTAA
- the nifD gene encoding nitrogenase molybdenum-iron protein alpha chain, producing the protein MATAKKKLVQWEPTDIKKELLSKYPAKVARKRAKQILINEALENTTPEIQANVRTIPGIITMRGCTYAGCKGVIMGPTRDVVNLVHGPIGCSFYAWLTRRNQTDAGESGENYMTYCFSTDMQDSDIIFGGEKKLAQAIQEVYDIFHPKAITVFATCPVGLIGDDIHNVARLKKEEFGDCNVFAFSCEGYKGVSQSAGHHIANNQIFTHIVGENDEVKEGEYKINLLGEYNIGGDGFEIDRVLRKCGIATISTFSGNSTYDQFASAHTADLSCVMCHRSINYVADMLETKYGIPWIKVNFIGAKSTIKSLRKIAEYFGDQKLIDRVEEVIAEEMPEVEAVLKDVEPRTSGKTAMLFVGGSRAHHYQDLFAELGMKTLAAGYEFAHRDDYEGRQIIPHLKVDADSRNIEEIEVEADPTRYNPRKTEAELKALEDGGFEFKDYKGMLPDMEPGTFAIDDLNQFEAEKLVELMKPDIFCAGIKEKFSIQKLGIPMKQLHSYDSGGPYAGFKGAVNFYKEIDRLVNSKVWSYMKAPWQESPELSATYVWE; encoded by the coding sequence ATGGCAACTGCAAAGAAAAAGCTCGTTCAGTGGGAACCCACGGACATTAAAAAAGAGCTCTTAAGTAAATACCCTGCAAAAGTGGCCCGGAAACGGGCCAAGCAGATCCTCATCAACGAGGCTCTCGAGAACACCACCCCGGAAATTCAAGCTAACGTTCGTACCATTCCGGGTATCATCACCATGCGCGGTTGTACCTACGCCGGTTGTAAGGGCGTTATCATGGGCCCCACCCGCGACGTTGTCAACCTGGTACACGGTCCCATCGGCTGTAGTTTTTACGCCTGGTTGACCCGTCGTAACCAGACCGACGCTGGTGAGAGCGGTGAGAACTACATGACCTACTGTTTCTCCACCGATATGCAGGACTCTGATATCATCTTCGGTGGTGAGAAGAAATTGGCCCAGGCCATCCAGGAAGTGTACGACATCTTCCATCCCAAAGCGATCACCGTGTTTGCTACCTGTCCGGTTGGTCTGATTGGTGACGATATCCATAACGTTGCCCGCTTGAAGAAAGAAGAGTTCGGTGACTGTAACGTCTTCGCCTTCAGCTGCGAGGGATACAAAGGTGTTTCTCAGTCCGCTGGTCACCATATCGCCAACAACCAGATTTTTACCCACATCGTCGGCGAGAATGACGAGGTGAAAGAGGGCGAGTACAAGATCAACCTCTTGGGTGAGTACAACATTGGTGGTGACGGTTTTGAGATTGATCGAGTGTTGCGTAAATGTGGTATCGCGACCATCTCCACCTTCTCCGGTAACTCCACCTACGATCAGTTTGCCAGCGCCCATACGGCTGATCTGAGCTGCGTTATGTGTCACCGCTCGATCAACTACGTTGCTGACATGCTGGAGACCAAATACGGTATTCCTTGGATCAAAGTGAACTTCATCGGTGCCAAATCAACCATCAAGTCGCTGCGTAAGATTGCCGAGTACTTTGGTGACCAGAAGTTGATCGACCGGGTTGAGGAAGTTATCGCCGAGGAAATGCCGGAAGTTGAGGCTGTACTGAAGGATGTTGAACCGCGCACCTCTGGAAAAACCGCCATGCTCTTTGTTGGTGGTAGCCGTGCGCATCATTACCAGGATCTTTTTGCAGAGCTTGGTATGAAAACCCTGGCAGCTGGATATGAGTTTGCCCATCGCGACGACTATGAGGGACGTCAAATCATCCCGCATCTCAAAGTCGATGCTGATAGCCGTAATATTGAAGAGATTGAAGTTGAGGCTGATCCCACTCGGTATAACCCCCGTAAAACCGAAGCAGAGCTCAAGGCTCTGGAAGACGGCGGGTTTGAGTTCAAAGACTACAAAGGTATGCTCCCCGATATGGAGCCAGGCACCTTTGCCATCGACGATCTGAACCAGTTCGAGGCAGAGAAGCTGGTTGAGCTGATGAAGCCGGATATCTTCTGTGCTGGTATCAAGGAGAAGTTCTCCATCCAGAAACTGGGTATCCCGATGAAGCAGCTGCATAGCTACGACTCTGGCGGACCTTACGCAGGATTCAAGGGCGCTGTTAACTTCTACAAAGAAATCGATCGTTTGGTTAACAGTAAAGTATGGAGCTACATGAAAGCCCCATGGCAGGAAAGCCCCGAACTCTCAGCCACCTACGTGTGGGAATAA
- a CDS encoding P-II family nitrogen regulator, whose translation MKEVIAVVRMNMMNQTKKAITEAGVDAFFAHEANGRGKGFVNPAVLSGAEEGYEEAASVLGEKGKLYPKRVMTIVVDDDFVETVVDTIITTNKTGKPGDGKIFVLPIKESVRVRTGETGLKSIS comes from the coding sequence ATGAAAGAGGTAATCGCCGTCGTGCGAATGAATATGATGAACCAGACGAAGAAGGCGATTACCGAGGCAGGTGTCGATGCATTCTTCGCTCACGAGGCCAACGGCCGAGGCAAGGGGTTTGTTAATCCTGCGGTCCTCTCCGGCGCCGAGGAAGGATACGAAGAAGCAGCTTCTGTTCTTGGCGAGAAAGGTAAACTCTACCCTAAACGTGTAATGACCATCGTCGTTGATGACGATTTCGTAGAGACTGTGGTGGATACCATCATCACCACCAACAAAACGGGCAAACCGGGCGACGGCAAGATCTTTGTACTGCCGATCAAGGAATCCGTCCGCGTGAGAACGGGCGAAACTGGACTCAAATCGATTTCCTAA
- a CDS encoding P-II family nitrogen regulator, which translates to MLVMIRAIVRPEKADDILAALMDAGFPAITKYSVAGRGKQRGIKIGEVTYDEIPKTMLMSVVKAEDQEFVIKTIMDTARSGAKGAFGDGKIFVSEVECSYTISSGVKEGAEVEA; encoded by the coding sequence ATGTTAGTTATGATCAGAGCCATCGTTAGACCGGAAAAAGCAGACGATATTCTTGCGGCCTTGATGGACGCGGGATTCCCGGCCATCACCAAATACTCTGTTGCTGGTCGTGGTAAGCAGCGCGGTATCAAGATCGGTGAGGTGACCTACGACGAGATTCCGAAAACCATGTTGATGAGTGTTGTTAAAGCAGAGGATCAAGAGTTCGTTATTAAAACCATCATGGATACTGCCCGCTCTGGTGCCAAAGGCGCTTTCGGTGACGGTAAGATCTTTGTCAGCGAAGTCGAATGTTCGTACACCATCAGCTCTGGCGTTAAGGAAGGCGCGGAGGTAGAGGCATGA
- the nifH gene encoding nitrogenase iron protein, with protein MRKVAIYGKGGIGKSTTTQNTVAGLVEMGRKVMVVGCDPKADSTRLLLGGLAQKSVLDTLREEGEDVELEDIRKEGYGGTWCVESGGPEPGVGCAGRGIITSINMLEQLGAYEESEGLDYAFYDVLGDVVCGGFAMPIRDGKAEEIYIVCSGEMMAMYAANNICKGIVKFAQSGKVRLGGLICNSRAVDNEAEMIEELAKKLGTQMIYFVPRDNDVQRAEINRKTVLEWNPEVKQADAYRGLAKAIDENEMFVIPSPLAIEELEQLLLDYGLMEA; from the coding sequence ATGAGAAAGGTAGCTATCTACGGTAAAGGCGGCATCGGTAAATCTACAACAACTCAGAACACAGTCGCAGGTTTGGTAGAAATGGGCAGAAAGGTCATGGTTGTAGGTTGTGACCCGAAAGCTGACTCCACTCGTCTGCTCCTTGGTGGTCTGGCTCAGAAATCAGTTCTCGATACCCTGCGTGAAGAAGGTGAGGATGTAGAGCTCGAGGATATCCGAAAAGAAGGATATGGCGGAACCTGGTGTGTTGAGTCCGGTGGTCCTGAGCCGGGTGTTGGTTGTGCTGGCCGCGGTATCATTACCTCCATCAACATGCTGGAGCAGTTGGGTGCCTATGAAGAGAGCGAAGGTCTGGATTACGCTTTCTATGACGTACTGGGCGACGTTGTATGCGGTGGTTTTGCCATGCCGATTCGTGACGGTAAAGCTGAAGAAATTTACATCGTCTGTTCCGGTGAGATGATGGCCATGTACGCTGCCAACAACATCTGTAAAGGTATCGTGAAGTTTGCTCAGTCCGGCAAGGTTCGTCTCGGTGGTTTGATCTGTAACTCCCGCGCCGTTGACAACGAGGCTGAGATGATTGAAGAGCTCGCTAAAAAACTCGGCACCCAAATGATCTACTTCGTACCTCGTGACAACGACGTACAGCGTGCTGAGATCAATCGTAAGACTGTTCTTGAGTGGAACCCGGAAGTTAAGCAGGCAGACGCCTACCGCGGACTGGCCAAAGCTATCGACGAAAACGAGATGTTTGTCATTCCTTCCCCGCTGGCCATCGAAGAGCTCGAGCAGCTGCTTCTTGACTACGGTCTGATGGAAGCCTAA
- a CDS encoding cyclic nucleotide-binding domain-containing protein translates to MPPKKTSKYRDAIFIVTEENNCPIYNIGEEFKVENSGLSVPEGKPACLLMVQELMDAVAEHKSMKQFSPYGVQKLHYTCGGCTGTIRFEFKKEKEFKTLQMKLLAAAEQRAKMRHLDKFYDLLRQLEIFEPLDDNSLRDLSGQLKIKDYKANKVILKKGDPGTHLYIILEGTVAVIGESGQTLSEMSAGNIFGEMSLLSGEPVTTTIHSRQDTRLASLSSKDFKHVLNRYPVLQVFFYRMLVERAQANSMRSGTISSGMSGRLSDIHAVELFQLINSSHKTGKVSISLDDGNAEVTFNEGELVQSRYKGLSGKEAFFALLAKNDGNFTYSSGLNEQEKQLEVIGGFMGLVMEGMRRVDEQNE, encoded by the coding sequence ATGCCTCCAAAAAAAACATCCAAATATCGTGACGCTATTTTTATTGTCACCGAAGAGAACAACTGCCCGATTTACAATATTGGCGAGGAATTCAAAGTTGAAAACAGCGGATTAAGCGTACCAGAGGGAAAACCCGCCTGCCTGCTCATGGTCCAAGAACTGATGGATGCGGTTGCAGAGCACAAAAGCATGAAGCAGTTTTCCCCCTATGGCGTTCAAAAACTGCATTATACATGCGGTGGCTGCACCGGAACCATCCGTTTTGAATTTAAAAAAGAAAAAGAATTCAAAACGTTACAGATGAAGCTTCTAGCGGCGGCAGAGCAACGTGCCAAAATGCGCCATCTGGACAAATTCTACGACCTGCTTCGCCAGCTGGAAATCTTTGAGCCACTTGACGACAACAGCCTGCGTGACCTTTCGGGCCAGCTCAAAATCAAAGATTACAAAGCCAATAAAGTTATTCTCAAAAAAGGAGATCCAGGAACACATCTCTACATAATTCTTGAGGGCACAGTGGCCGTCATAGGTGAAAGCGGACAAACACTCTCAGAAATGTCAGCCGGAAACATTTTTGGCGAAATGAGCCTACTCTCTGGCGAACCGGTTACCACTACCATTCACTCTCGCCAAGACACCCGCCTGGCATCGCTTTCCAGCAAAGATTTCAAACACGTCCTCAATCGCTACCCTGTACTCCAGGTCTTTTTTTATCGCATGCTGGTCGAACGCGCCCAAGCGAACTCCATGCGATCAGGGACCATCAGCTCCGGCATGTCAGGCCGTCTTTCTGATATCCATGCCGTCGAACTCTTTCAACTCATCAACTCAAGCCATAAAACTGGTAAAGTATCTATCTCACTTGATGACGGCAACGCTGAAGTCACCTTCAACGAGGGAGAACTTGTCCAATCAAGATACAAGGGCCTTAGCGGTAAAGAAGCTTTCTTTGCCCTTCTGGCAAAAAACGATGGCAACTTCACCTACTCCTCCGGCTTAAACGAACAGGAAAAACAGCTCGAGGTGATCGGCGGCTTCATGGGCCTGGTTATGGAGGGCATGCGCCGCGTTGACGAACAAAACGAGTAG
- a CDS encoding hydrogenase small subunit gives MESKVVSSNESLLSEVTRRDFMKFCTAVAATMGLPLASAPEIAAAVTSPKRPPVIWLSGQECTGCVESLLRTGHPTIETLIFDLISLEYSETLNAGSGHQAEEERAKSIEANKGKFILVVDGAIPVKENGIFCQIAGKPVLEILNETAPLAAAVIAIGSCASWGGVAAADPNPTGATPVHEILKPKGIPVVNIPGCPPNPYNFLSTVIHFLTFNKLPALDAKGRPKFAYSRLIHENCERRPHFDAGRFAQEFGDEGHRKGYCLYKLGCKGPETYNNCSTLPFNDTPGCWPVATGSPCFGCSEEKVGFHSPLFSKAKVIFPTPPAQHPQTLPEKGAGAKNFAYGVAGAAIGATAVALAKRGGDSED, from the coding sequence ATGGAGTCGAAGGTTGTTTCGAGCAACGAGAGTCTGTTGAGTGAGGTAACACGCAGGGATTTTATGAAATTCTGCACAGCGGTGGCAGCTACCATGGGGCTCCCACTAGCGTCGGCTCCCGAGATAGCCGCGGCTGTGACTTCGCCCAAAAGGCCTCCCGTCATCTGGCTCTCCGGCCAGGAATGCACCGGCTGCGTCGAATCGCTTTTGCGCACCGGCCACCCCACCATTGAAACCCTCATTTTTGATCTCATTTCCCTCGAGTATTCCGAAACGCTCAATGCCGGTTCCGGCCATCAGGCTGAGGAAGAGCGCGCCAAATCCATAGAAGCCAACAAGGGCAAGTTCATCCTCGTGGTTGACGGTGCCATCCCGGTGAAAGAGAACGGCATCTTCTGCCAGATCGCAGGCAAGCCGGTCCTGGAAATTCTCAACGAAACCGCACCGCTTGCAGCGGCAGTCATTGCCATCGGCTCCTGTGCCTCCTGGGGCGGCGTGGCGGCTGCCGATCCCAATCCCACGGGCGCAACCCCGGTCCACGAAATTCTCAAACCCAAAGGTATCCCGGTGGTCAACATCCCGGGCTGCCCGCCCAATCCCTACAACTTCCTCTCCACGGTTATTCACTTTCTCACCTTTAACAAGCTCCCTGCCCTGGATGCAAAAGGTCGCCCCAAATTTGCCTACAGCCGCCTGATTCACGAAAACTGTGAGCGGAGGCCCCATTTTGACGCCGGTCGTTTTGCCCAGGAATTTGGCGACGAAGGGCATCGTAAAGGGTACTGTCTCTATAAACTCGGCTGCAAAGGCCCGGAGACATACAACAACTGCTCCACCCTCCCCTTTAACGACACTCCAGGCTGCTGGCCGGTTGCCACCGGCTCACCCTGCTTTGGCTGTTCGGAAGAAAAGGTCGGATTTCACAGTCCACTCTTCTCCAAGGCAAAGGTCATCTTCCCCACCCCACCAGCGCAACATCCGCAGACTCTTCCTGAAAAAGGAGCCGGTGCCAAAAACTTCGCCTACGGCGTCGCGGGTGCGGCAATTGGTGCAACAGCGGTTGCCCTGGCCAAACGCGGTGGCGATTCGGAAGACTGA
- the hybA gene encoding hydrogenase 2 operon protein HybA — translation MAINRRDFLIFSAGAGLMVTAGARPTEAAPRGELSPEAVGILYDATLCIGCMSCMVNCKKANAEPGGALYHRETAGTIPYEYPEDNDPIYDAPQRLSAHTLCMIKAYNGEESAAGKGPTFSFMKQHCLHCLEPACVSVCPVAALQKQPGTGIVTYNKNRCFGCRYCQIACPFGIPQYEWHKASPSVVKCQLCNHRYAQGKYSACCEACPTGASIFGKVKDLREEAKRRLTLKPGDSYAYPVKRVDGDERTEQVVKPYVDHVYGMDEAGGTQYLFLAGVDFDKLGFNPRITNQVYPDFTWDYVSHVPALIATLLITGTVTRIATQKMEKKKNETDKGDAT, via the coding sequence ATGGCTATTAACAGACGAGATTTTCTTATATTTTCGGCTGGTGCCGGCCTGATGGTCACTGCCGGGGCCAGGCCCACCGAAGCTGCTCCCCGTGGAGAGCTTTCTCCCGAGGCGGTCGGCATTCTCTACGACGCCACCCTCTGTATCGGCTGCATGTCGTGTATGGTCAACTGTAAAAAGGCCAACGCCGAACCCGGGGGAGCTCTCTATCACCGGGAGACCGCTGGAACCATTCCCTACGAGTATCCCGAGGATAACGATCCCATCTACGATGCCCCGCAAAGACTTTCTGCTCACACCCTCTGCATGATCAAGGCGTATAACGGTGAAGAAAGCGCTGCGGGTAAAGGCCCAACCTTTTCTTTTATGAAGCAGCACTGTCTGCACTGCTTAGAGCCGGCCTGTGTTTCGGTCTGCCCAGTTGCCGCCCTGCAGAAACAACCGGGGACCGGCATTGTCACCTACAACAAGAACCGTTGTTTTGGTTGCCGGTACTGCCAGATTGCCTGCCCCTTCGGCATTCCCCAATACGAGTGGCACAAGGCCTCACCTTCAGTGGTTAAATGTCAACTCTGCAACCACCGCTATGCCCAGGGAAAGTACTCCGCCTGCTGCGAGGCCTGCCCCACCGGAGCCTCTATCTTTGGCAAGGTCAAGGATCTGCGGGAGGAGGCCAAACGCCGTCTCACTCTCAAACCAGGTGATTCCTACGCCTACCCGGTCAAGCGTGTGGACGGTGACGAGCGCACCGAACAGGTGGTGAAACCCTATGTAGACCACGTCTACGGTATGGATGAGGCCGGCGGCACCCAGTACCTCTTTCTTGCCGGTGTGGACTTTGACAAACTCGGTTTCAATCCCAGAATCACCAACCAGGTCTACCCTGATTTCACCTGGGATTACGTTTCCCACGTCCCGGCACTCATCGCCACTCTGCTCATCACCGGAACCGTAACCCGTATCGCCACCCAAAAAATGGAGAAAAAGAAAAACGAGACTGACAAGGGGGATGCAACCTAA
- a CDS encoding nickel-dependent hydrogenase large subunit: MAKKITIDPVTRIEGHLRIDCEVDNGKVTNAWSSGQMWRGIEIILKGRDPRDAWAYTQRICGVCTTVHAMASVRAVEDALKLEIPANAHFIRNLIVGGHGIHDHMVHFYQLCALDWVDIVSATTADPAATAKLGQSLSDWKGNSVQEIKGIQDRLKKFIASGQLGIFASGYWGHPAMKLSPEVNLLAATHYLQALEYQRKINQVVAILGSKTPHIQNLAVGGVTNPIDPDSPANLTIEKLFNIKTLIDEVGDFIHQAMLTDVAAIGAFYADWTQYGAGVLNYLSVPDMPLDNKGNYALPGGYIPAGDLDKFMPITSQQDKRLYESIKESIKHSWYNGNWDRSPYEEDTIPKYTGFEYDNKYSWVKAPTFMGQPAQVGPLPHVVAMYLSGHALTQKLVDQTLANVSSIAKTQVGIGALHSTIGRIAARVIRTAVLHEAMKGQWQALIDNIGKGDLDTFNAPVFPRGEQRGTGFHEAPRGTLSHWIVIENGKIKNYQCVVPSTWNAGPRNSEDALGPYEASLVGNPVADDELPLEVLRTVHSFDPCLACAIHLVDGKKTPITKVKVL; the protein is encoded by the coding sequence ATGGCCAAAAAGATCACCATTGATCCTGTCACCAGAATTGAGGGGCATCTGCGTATAGATTGCGAAGTTGACAACGGCAAAGTCACCAACGCCTGGTCTTCCGGGCAGATGTGGCGTGGCATTGAAATCATTCTCAAGGGACGGGATCCGCGTGATGCCTGGGCCTACACTCAACGCATCTGCGGTGTCTGCACCACCGTTCACGCCATGGCCTCGGTCCGGGCAGTGGAAGATGCCCTCAAACTGGAAATCCCCGCCAATGCCCATTTCATCCGCAACCTCATTGTGGGGGGACACGGCATCCATGACCACATGGTTCATTTTTACCAACTCTGTGCCCTGGACTGGGTCGATATCGTCTCCGCCACCACCGCTGATCCTGCAGCCACAGCAAAACTCGGGCAGTCACTCTCGGACTGGAAAGGCAACAGCGTCCAGGAAATCAAAGGGATTCAGGATCGTCTGAAAAAATTCATCGCCAGTGGCCAACTGGGCATCTTTGCCAGCGGCTACTGGGGCCACCCAGCGATGAAACTCTCCCCCGAGGTCAACCTGCTGGCAGCCACCCATTACCTCCAAGCCCTTGAATACCAGCGTAAAATCAACCAGGTTGTGGCCATTCTCGGCAGCAAGACCCCCCATATTCAAAACCTGGCCGTGGGTGGCGTCACCAACCCCATTGATCCGGACAGCCCGGCCAACCTGACCATTGAAAAACTCTTTAATATCAAGACACTCATTGACGAGGTGGGCGATTTCATTCACCAGGCCATGCTCACCGATGTGGCGGCCATCGGCGCCTTTTACGCCGACTGGACCCAGTACGGCGCGGGCGTACTCAACTACCTCTCCGTACCTGACATGCCCCTGGACAACAAGGGCAACTACGCCCTGCCCGGCGGCTACATTCCAGCTGGTGATCTTGACAAATTTATGCCGATTACCAGCCAGCAGGACAAACGGCTCTATGAGTCAATAAAAGAATCGATCAAACACTCCTGGTACAACGGTAACTGGGATCGCTCTCCCTACGAGGAGGACACCATTCCCAAGTACACCGGCTTTGAATACGACAACAAGTACTCCTGGGTCAAGGCCCCCACTTTCATGGGCCAACCCGCCCAGGTAGGCCCACTGCCGCATGTGGTGGCCATGTATCTCAGTGGCCATGCACTGACCCAGAAACTGGTCGACCAAACCCTGGCCAACGTTTCCAGCATCGCCAAAACCCAGGTGGGTATTGGTGCCCTCCACTCCACCATTGGCCGCATTGCCGCTCGGGTCATCCGCACAGCGGTACTCCATGAAGCCATGAAAGGCCAATGGCAGGCCCTGATCGACAACATCGGCAAGGGCGACCTCGATACCTTTAACGCGCCGGTCTTTCCCCGGGGAGAACAGCGAGGAACCGGTTTTCACGAGGCACCACGTGGTACCCTCTCCCACTGGATCGTCATCGAAAACGGGAAGATCAAAAATTACCAATGCGTTGTCCCCTCGACCTGGAACGCCGGCCCACGCAACAGTGAAGATGCCCTCGGCCCCTACGAGGCTTCTCTCGTGGGTAATCCTGTGGCCGATGACGAGCTGCCCTTGGAAGTGCTGCGTACGGTCCACTCCTTTGATCCCTGTCTGGCCTGCGCCATCCACCTGGTGGACGGCAAAAAGACCCCTATTACCAAGGTAAAAGTCCTGTGA